The proteins below are encoded in one region of Lactuca sativa cultivar Salinas chromosome 3, Lsat_Salinas_v11, whole genome shotgun sequence:
- the LOC111894270 gene encoding protein trichome birefringence-like 23: MKQNWWRSAYKQNHLVFKLGISILFVGFGFRLLFSQSSSVIPDVSDNNIDTPVAEKNVKPIPLDVSESPKIELNHIHPKDDEDKCDILDGEWVPYSGGAPYTNNTCRWIESHQNCMGNGRPDTGYINWRWSPKSCELPRFDAKKFLETMRDKSWAFVGDSITRNHLQSFICLLSEVEDAVELFHDKDYKNRKWQFPSYNLTVSVIWSPFLAKADIFEDIDGVSSSEIQLHIDILDKTWTEQFHTWDYVLFSSGKWFIKTAIYFEENTILGCHGCEGKNFTDLGFNFAYRKIIKNLYDFIMNSNKQSTIIFRTSTPDHFENGSWSTGGTCDRRVPAKEGEFELTDLNINLREIELPEFEKAEARASEKGKKLKLLDVMPLSLVRPDGHPGPYRHFYPFAKDKKAKVQYDCLHWCLPGPIDQWNDLLMKLVVDD, from the exons ATGAAGCAAAATTGGTGGAGGTCAGCTTACAAGCAGAATCACTTGGTGTTCAAGTTAGGGATTTCGATTTTGTTCGTGGGTTTTGGATTCAGACTTCTTTTCTCACAATCATCCAGTGTGATCCCCGATGTTTCTGATAATAATATTGATACCCCTGTTGCGGAGAAGAATGTGAAGCCGATTCCTTTAGATGTTTCTGAATCTCCCAAAATAGAACTGAATCATATTCATCCCAAAG atgatgaagacaaGTGTGATATTTTGGATGGTGAATGGGTACCATATTCGGGCGGAGCACCATACACCAATAACACCTGCAGATGGATCGAAAGTCATCAAAACTGTATGGGAAATGGTAGGCCGGACACAGGGTACATTAACTGGAGGTGGAGCCCTAAATCTTGCGAATTACCTCGTTTTGATGCGAAGAAATTTCTGGAAACGATGAGGGATAAATCGTGGGCTTTTGTTGGCGACTCAATAACTCGGAATCATCTTCAATCCTTCATCTGTCTTCTATCTGAG GTAGAAGATGCTGTTGAGCTTTTCCATGACAAAGATTACAAGAACAGAAAATGGCAATTTCCATCCTACAACCTTACAGTCTCAGTTATTTGGTCTCCGTTTTTAGCAAAAGCAGACATTTTTGAAGACATCGATGGTGTTTCATCTTCAGAAATACAACTCCATATTGACATTCTTGACAAAACTTGGACTGAACAATTTCATACATGGGATTACGTGTTGTTTTCATCTGGTAAATGGTTTATCAAAACAGCAATCTACTTTGAAGAAAACACTATTTTAGGTTGCCATGGTTGTGAAGGAAAGAACTTCACTGATCTTGGTTTCAATTTTGCTTATCGAAAAATCATAAAGAATTTATATGATTTCATTATGAATTCAAACAAACAAAGTACAATTATTTTCAGAACATCAACCCCAGATCACTTTGAAAATGGGTCATGGTCAACCGGTGGGACCTGTGATAGAAGGGTGCCAGCTAAAGAAGGTGAATTTGAGTTGACCGATTTGAACATAAACCTACGAGAGATTGAATTGCCTGAATTTGAAAAAGCAGAAGCTCGAGCTTCtgaaaaagggaagaaattgAAACTTCTTGATGTGATGCCTCTTTCGTTGGTGAGACCAGATGGGCATCCAGGTCCATATAGACATTTTTACCCTTTTGCAAAAGATAAGAAAGCTAAAGTTCAGTATGACTGTTTGCATTGGTGTTTGCCTGGACCAATTGATCAGTGGAATGATTTGTTGATGAAGTTAGTGGTAGATGATTGA